GTACGAGCAGGAGGTCACCGAGCGCTGGGGCGCCGACGCGTGGAAGCGAGGCCAGGACTGGTGGAAGCGCATGTCCGATCAGGACAAGCGTGCCCACATGCAGGAGCACCTCGACATCGCCGCCGGCTACGAAGCTGCGAAGAAGGCCGAGGAGCCCGCCGACTCGGATGTGGTGCAGGCGCTCGTCGAGCGTCACTACCGCTGGCTCGGCGCTGGCTGGCAACAGGCCGAGCCCGACCTGGAGTACTTCGTCAACCTCGGCGACATGTACGTCGAGGACGACCGGTTCAGCGCCAACTACGGCGGCCGGGAGGGCGCGGAGTACGTGCGCGACGCCATGCGGGCGTTCGCGGAGCGGCGCCGGCGCTAGGCGACTCATAGAGAAATGAGGGGCGGATGCGAGGTCACCTCCATCCGCCCCTCATCCGCTTGGTGGGAGGATCGGCAGGTGCATCTGCTCTCGCTCGCCAGCATGAAGAACAAGGCGCTCGTCGCCCTCGTCACGATCTGCATCGCCATCTTCGGCGGCGTCGCGCTGTCGAGCCTGAAGACCGAGCTCACGCCAGAGCTCGAGCTGCCTGCGGTCGTCGTCACCACGACGATGCAGGGCGCGAGCCCGGAGATCATCGACGAGGACGTCACGGCGCCCATCGAGCAGGCGGTGCAGTCGGTGCCGGGGCTCGAGGGCACGACCGGCACCTCGTCGACCGGCTCGAGCGTCGTCGTCGCGCAGTTCGAGTACGGCATCAACATCCCGACCACCGAGCAGCGCGTGCAGCAGGCCGTGAACCGCATCGCTGGGCAGCTGCCGGAGGGCGCCGAGTCGACGGTGCTGACGGGCTCGATCGCCGACTTCCCGGTGCTGCAGATCGCCATCAGCGGCGGCGACGACGTCGCCGCGCTCGTCGACCGCATCGAGACGGTCGCGGTGCCACAGCTCGAGCGCACGGAGGGTGTGCGAGCGGTGCAGCTGCAGGGAGCCCCCGGCCAGCGCATCACCATCAGCCCGGACGACACCGCGCTCGCCGCCGCGGGCATGTCGCGGCAGGACATCTCGACCGCCATCGACGAGCACGGCCAGCTGTTGCCCGGCGGCACGGTCGACGACGACGGGCAGACGCTCAGCGTGCAGATCGGCGAGCGGCTCGGCTCCGTCGCCGACGTGCAGGCGCTGCCGCTGAACGGCGAGACCACGATCGGCGACATGGCCGATGTCGCGCTCACCGAAGATCCCGTCTCCTCGATCGCGCTCGTCGACGGCGAGCCCGCGATCATCCTGTCGATCACGAAGACGCAGGCGGCCAACACGGTCGACGTCTCCCACGCCGTGCAGGAGCTGCTGCCGGCGATCCAGGAGGAGCTCGGCGAGGGCACCTCGATCACCACGATCCTCGACCAGGCGCCCTACATCGAGCACTCGATCGAGGCGCTCGCGGTCGAGGGCGTGCTCGGCCTCGTCTTCGCCGTCATCGTCATCCTCATCTTCCTGTGGTCGCTGCGCTCGACCATCGTCACGGCCATCTCCATCCCGATGTCGGTGCTCATGACGTTCATCGGCATGTGGGGCGCCGGCTTCTCGCTCAACGTGCTCACGCTCGGCGCGCTGACGATCTCGATCGGCCGTGTCGTCGACGACTCGATCGTGGTGATCGAGAACATCAAGCGGCACATGGCGTTCCAGGCCTCGAAGACGAAGGCGATCCTGGATGGGGTGCGTGAGGTCGCGGGCGCGATCACGGCGTCGACGGTCACCACGGTCATCGTCTTCCTGCCGCTCGCCTTCGTGAGCGACATCACAGGCGAGCTGTTCCGGCCGTTCGCGCTCACCGTGACGATCGCGCTGCTCGCCTCGCTCGTGATCGCGCTGACGATCGTGCCGGTGCTTGCCTACTGGCTGCTCAAGCGCCCGAAGGAGATCCTCGAGGCCGAGGCCAGGGCGATCGAGCTGGCCGAGTCGGAGGCCGCGGCGGCGACCGCGCAGCCCACCCGTCGCGGCCTCTTCGGCCGCCGCCGCGCATCCGCCGCCCCCGTCGTGCCGGCAGTGCGCGCATCGCAGGCTGCCGACTCCGACGAGGAGCCCGAGGACCTCGAGGAGCGGCCCGACCGCCTGCGGCGCGCCTATCGCCCCGTGCTCATGGCGACGCTGCGCAAGCCGTGGTTCGTGCTCGTCGGCGCCGTCGCGATCCTCGGCGCGAGCGTCGCGGCCGTGCCGCTCATGGCCATCAACTTCCTCGGCGACGACGGCCAGACGACCGTGCAGCTCTCGCAGGAGCTCGAGCCGGGCGCCTCGCTCGACACGCAGCTCGCCGCGGCGGAGGATCTCTCGGCGCAGCTGCAGGGGGTCGAGGGCGTCGACACGGTCTCGGCGACCGTTGCCGGCGGCGGGCAGTTCGCAGCCTTCACCGGCGGGGGTGGCGGCGGCTCGATCTCCTACGGCGTGATCGCCGAGGATGGCACCGACATGGAGGCGCTGCGCGAGCGGATCATCGAGCTCGGCGACGACGCCGTCGGCGAGGTCTCGGTCGGCCAATCGGCTGGCCTGGGCGGCAGCGACATCACGGTCGAGGTGCAGGGGCCGACGCCCGAGGCCGTCGAGGAGGCCACCGCGGCCGTGTCGGAGGCCGTCTCGGGCATCGACGGCGTCGCGCAGGTGACCGACTCGCTCGAGGGCGCCCAGCCGCTCGTGCAGGTGGCGGTCGACCGCGAGGTCGCGGCGGGCCTCGGCCTCAGCGAGGCAGCGGTCTCGGGCCTCGTCGCCCAGGCGATGCAGCCGACGCCGGTGGGCGACATCCAGCTGGACGGCTCGCTCGTGCGCATCTATCTCGACCCGATCGCGCCCGCCGCGACGCTCGCCGAGCTGCGCCAGCTCGAGCTGCCGACCCCCACCGGCCCGCTGCCGCTCTCGGACGTCGCAGAGGTCAGCGAGATCACCGGCCCCGTCTCGATCTCGACGAGCGATGGCAACCGCACCGCGACCGTCACCGTCACGCCGGACGCGGCGGATGTCGGCGGCGTCTCCACCAGTCTGCAGACAGCGCTCGACGAGCTCGACCTCGCTGACGGAGCGACCGCCGAGATCGGCGGCGTCGCCACCCAGATCACGGATGCGTTCACCCAGCTCGGGATCGCTGCGCTGGTCGCGATCCTGCTCGTCTACGTCGTCATGGTCGCGACCTTCAAGAGCCTGCTGCAGCCGTTTCTGCTGCTGGTCTCGGTGCCTTTCGCGGCCACGGGCGCGATCGCGATGCAGCTCATCACCGGGGTGCCGCTGGGGGTGGCGTCGATGGTCGGCGTGCTGATGCTGGTCGGCATCGTGGTGACCAACGCGATCGTGCTCATCGACCTCGTGAACCAATACCGCGACCGCGGCCGCAGCGTGCGCGATGCGCTGGTCGAGGGTGCGGAGCGCCGACTGCGGCCGATCCTGATGACGGCCGCGGCGACGATCTTCGCGCTCGTGCCGATGGCGGCCGGTCTCACGGGGCAGGGCGGCTTCATCTCGCAGCCGCTCGCGATCGTCGTGATCGGCGGCCTCATCTCGTCGACCCTGCTGACGCTCATCGTGCTGCCGGTGCTCTACCTGCTCGTGGAGGGCGCGATCGAGCGCCGTCGCGTGCGGCGCGGCACGGGTACCCGGGCTGAGCGGCGCGGCGAGCTCGCGATGGCCAGCGAGCGCTGACCGGGCTCTCAGCGGATGCGTGGGTGGCGTTGGTTGAATAGGTCGCGTTCGAGGGCGCCCCGTGCAGGGGCGCCCGAGTCGGCCCACGGGCCGTGCGGAGGAGGCTGCCGGTGTCGAGCTTCTTGATCGTCCATTGCGCCCTGCATGACGGCCGGCTGGACGCCTACCGCCAGCCGCCGACCCTCGACATCGCTGGGTCGCGCGCGCCGCTCGACTGGGGCGACATCACGCTGCAGGTGCCCGCCGGCGATCTGCCCGTGACGGTCTCGGTCACGCGCACGAACGGCCAGGTCGAAGGAGCCACGATCCTGCTGCGCACCCCGGCGGGCACCGGCACCCGGCTCACCTTCGTGCCGCCGCTGCAGCCGGGTGGCGGCTCGATGCTGCGCATCGACGGCCAGTGGCCCGCCGACTCGTCGATGCACTACTACGCGGCCCGAGATGCGCGAGTGCTGCAGCAGCCGACGGAGCCCGCCGCACCCACGACGACGATGCGCGAGCCGGGCCAGCCCGGCCAGCCGCGCCAGCAGCGGCGCGCAGACGCGCAGGCCGGTGTGCGCGTCGTCAGTCCCGCAGCCGAGACGCCTGTCGCGCCCACGCCGCCCGTCGGTCCGACGCCGGGCTCCACCGGCTCCGTGCCGCCGCAGCCATCGCCGTTCGGGCGCGAGCAGGGCGCGCGCGTCGACCCCGTGCAGCCCTCGGCCGAGCTGCCCGTGCACCGCGCGCCGCTCGCCCAGCCCCCGCACCTCGGGCCGCGGCCAGGACCGTCGGCTCCGCAGCGGCCCGGCCGAGGAGAGCCCGGCCCGCTCGGGGGCCACCCGACGCATCCCTCGCAGCACCAGCCGCAGCATCCCTCGCAGCCGCCGTCGTTCGGGCAGCGTCCGCAGCGCACCGAGCGCGACGTCTACGGCCGCGAGCATGCGGCCGACGACCGGCAGCCGCCGCCCATCCCGACGCCGGCCGAGTTCCACCGGCTCGAGCAGGAGGCCGCAGAGGCTCAGCGACGCGTCTACGACGCATGGCAGGCGCAGCAGCGAGCGCAGCACGCACAGGCGGGCCCGACGCCCCACGACGGTGTGCCGCAGCCGATCGGCCTCGCCGCCGGCATCGGTCAGGCGCAGCCCAGCTGGTACCCGGATCCCTTCCGGCGGGCGGAGTCCCGCTGGTTCGACGGGCGCCAGTGGACCGCATCCGTGATGCGCGGCGGCGTCCGCGGCACCGACCAGCCGGGCTGAGCTGCGGCAGCTGCCCCTATCGCAGACGAGTCCGGTGCCCTAAGGTTGTCAGGTCGGCTCGGGACAGACGCATGTGCGTCGCAATGGAGTGTCGCCGCGGCCGGAGTTCCCGCGAGCACTCTCGCGGTTGACCAGAATCCCCGCGATGAATGCGGCTTTACCAGCGCGAGCACTCTTCTCGTGCGCACAGAGATGCGAGCAATGGCACGTCAGGAATCGCGCCCTCAGGGCGCCCACCGACCGAACGACCGAGACAGCACCAGCCGACCCGGTGCCCGGAGCAAGGGCCACCGCGGCTTCCGCGAGGAGCAGCCCTCGAAGGGCCGCTGGAACCGCGACGAGCGCGACCGCCGCGATGGCGCCCCGCAGGGCGGACAGGGCCGATCCGCGTCGGCTCGCCCGAACTGGACGCCGCCGGAGGAGCGCAACCGCGACCACCAGCGCGGCCCTTCGTTCCGCACGCGCGGCGGCGCCCAGGGTGGCCGCGACCACCAGGGCGACGACCGCCTGCACCGCGGTGAGCGCCCCCGTGGCTTCGACCGCGCCCGCGACGAGCACAACGGCCGGGGCGGCTACAGCGCCGCTCCCGCACGTGGCGACCGTCGCTCCGACGACCGCGCGCCGCGCCGCGACGACCGCGACCGCGGCGCTGGCGACCGCCGCGAGCAGGGCCAGCGTCGCTTCGACGACCGTGCGCCCCGTCGTGACGACCGCGGCGCCGGCGACCGCCGCGAGCAGGGCGGCCAGCGCCGCTTCGAGGACCGCGCTCCGCGCAGCTTCGATGACCGTGCACCCCGTCGTGATGACCGCGGTGGCGAGCGTCGCTTCGATGACCGTGCACCCCGTCGTGATGACCGCGGTGGCGAGCGTCGCTCTGACGACCGCGCGCCCCGCCGTGACGATCGCGCAGGCCAGCGTCGCTTCGATGACCGTGCTCCGCGCCGTGATGACCGCGGTGGCAGTGCCGGCGACCGCCGCGAGCAGGGCCAGCGTCGCTTCGACGACCGTGCCCCGCGCCGCGACGACAGCGCCCCGCGCCGGGACGACCGTGGCGAGCGTCGCTCCGACGAGCGTCCCCGCCGTGAGGAGCGACGCAGCTTCGATGACCGCCCGCGCCGCGAGGAGCGCCCGCGCCGCGACCGCTTCGACGAGCAGCCGCATCGCGACAGCACCTACTACCCCTCGAAGGAGTCGAATCCGTTCCAGTCGAAGGATGACGTCGTCCTCGATCGCCTCGAGGCCACGTCGATCCGAGCGGAGGACGTCGAGGGCGTCTCGTTCGGTGACCTGGGCATCGGCGAGAGCATCGCCAGCGCGCTGACGAAGATGGGCGCGGTGTCGCCCTTCCCGATCCAGGCAGCCACGATCCCGGACGTGCTCGCGGGTCGCGACGTGCTCGGCCGTGGCCGCACCGGCTCCGGCAAGAGCATCGCCTTCGGCGCGCCGATCGTCGAGATGCTGCTCCGCGGCCGCTCCGAGCGCCGTGAGATCGGCCGTGCGCCGCGCGCGCTCGTGCTCGCTCCGACGCGCGAGCTCGCGCAGCAGCTGAATCACACGATCATGACGATGGGCCGCGAGGTGGGTGTCTTCACCACCGTCATCGTCGGCGGCGTGAAGCAGGACAGCCAGGTCGAGGGGCTGCGCCGTGGGGTCGACATCGTGATCGGCACCCCCGGCCGCATCGAGGATCTCGTCGAGCAGCGCAAGCTGAACCTCGGCGCAGTCGAGATCGCAGTGGTCGACGAGGCCGACCACATGTGCGAGCTGGGCTTCCTCGAGCCCGTGCAGCGCATCCTGCGCCGCACGAAGCCGGGCAGCCAGAAGCTGCTGTTCTCGGCAACGCTCGACGCCGAGGTGCAGACCATCGTCAAGGAGTTCCTGCCCAAGCCGGCCGTCCACGAGGTGGCAGGCGAGGAGCAGTCGACCTCGACGATCGATCACCAGATCCTGGTTGCCGACCGCTACGACAAGGATGCGGTGCTCGAGCAGATCGTGCGCAACCCCGGTCGCATCGTGGTCTTCACCCGCACGCGCGCCTACGCCGATCGGCTCACCGAGCAGTTCAGCGACGCCGGCATCTCAGCCGTCAGCCTGCACGGCGATCTGACGCAGGCCAAGCGCACGCGCTCGCTCGAGAAGCTGCGACGCGGCAAGGTCGACGTGATGGTCGCGACCGACGTCGCCGCTCGCGGCATCCACATCGACGATGTGGCGCTCGTGGTGCAGGCCGACCCGCCGGACGAGTACAAGACCTACCTGCACCGCTCCGGCCGCACCGGCCGCGCGGGCAACGACGGTCGTGTCGTCACCGTGATCGCCCCGGCGCGCCGCAAGCGCACCCAGCAGCTGCTGGACCGGGCCGAGATCGACGCGCCGATGATTCCGGTGCGCCCCGGCGACGACCTGCTCGACACCCTTACGGCACCGCCGGTGCCCGTCGCCGAGCTCGCTCAGGCAGAGCCCACCCAGGCCGAGCCCGCGATCGCCGACTGACCCACCCCATCCGACCGCCCGACCCCGGGCACCGGATGCACAACGCAAGCCCGCTGCGGCAGAGACGGCCCGGATCCACGCGATCCGGGCCGTCGTGCGCGTGTTGGGGCCGCGTGGCTTGCGTTGTGCGCCGGCGGGGTGTGGTGCGGCGGCTTGCGTTGCGCGCCTGCGGGCGTAGCGTTGAGGCATGCGCATCGTCGTGATCGGCGGATCAGGGAACTCGGGCTCGGCCATCGTGCGAGCCCTGGCGCGACGGGGAGCCGACGTGCACCCCGCTTCGCGCTCCGGCAAGGCCATCGCCGGTGCTTCCGGCCTCAAGGCCGACATCGTCTCCGGTGAGGGGCTCGATGCGGCGCTCGAAGGCGCTGAGGTGATCGTCGACGCCTGCAACTCGCGCAACCCGATCGACCCGAAGCCGTTCACGATCGGCGCGCGCAACGTCGTGGCCGCTGCCGAGCGAACGGGCGTGCAGCGAGCCGTCGTGCTCTCGATCCTGGGCGTTGAGCAGTCGAAGCTCTCCTACCACCGCCGCAAGCGCGAGCAGGAGCTCACCTACCTGGACTCGTCGCTCGAGGTCTCGATCGTGCGCGCCGCGCAGTTCCACGAGTGGTCGGTCGATCAGTTCGAGGCGGGCTCCGCGCTCGGCGCGATCCCGGTGGTGCTCGGTGGGCGGATGCAGCCGGTCGCGGTGAGCGAGGTGGCCGATCTGTGCGCCGACGAGGCGCTCGAGCCGAGCGGCAAGCGCTTCGTGGAGATCGCCGGCCCGCAGGTGCGGCTCTCCCGCGACCTGGCGAAGGCCTGGCAGGCGGCGACGGGCGCGCGCGGGCTCATCGTCAACGGGCCGTTCCCGCCCTCGATGCTCGACTACCTGCGCTCGGGCGCCAACTTCACCGAGCAGCACAAGGGCCGCATCACGTTCGAGGGCTGGCTCTCGCGCCGCCGCTGATCGTGGAGGAGCATGCGCAGGTGCAGCGCATCGCCGACCAGGCGGTGCGGATGCACGACGTGCCGGGCGCTGTGGCCGCGATCGCGGGTCGAGACGACGCATCCGTCGCCATCGCGGGCTCGCGGGCGATCGATGGCGCCCCGATGTCGCGCGACACCGTCTTCCGCATCGCCTCGGTCACGAAGCCGATCGTCGCCGCCGCTGCGATGGCGCTGGTGGATCGCGGCGTCCTCCGCCTCGACGCCCCGGTGGCCCCGTGGCCGCCGGAGCTCGCCGAGCCCCGCGTGCTGCGGGACCCCGCCGGTGCCCTCGACGACACGGTACCGGCGACGCGACCCATCCTGGTCGAGCACCTGCTGGCGCTGCGCGGTGGTCTCGGCTTCGCACAGGACTTCTCGACGCCGCTCGCCGTCGCGCTCCGCGAGCGGCTCCGTCAGGGCCCGCCCGACCCGGCGGGGTGGCCGGCGGCAGACGCATGGCTCGCTGAGGCGGCTCGCCTCCCGCTCGTGCACCAGCCGGGCGAGGGCTGGACGTACAACACGGGCCTCGACATCGCGGGCGTGCTGCTGGCGCGCGCGGGCGGAGGCAGCCTTGGCGAGGTGCTCGCCGAGCTCCTGCTCGAGCCGCTCGGCATGCGGCAGACGGGATTCCGGCTGCGCGCGGACCAGATCGCGCGCACCGCGACCTCGTACCGACCCGGTGCTGCCGGGCTCGAGCTCGCCGACCCGCCCGATGGCGCCTGGGCGGGCTCGATCGCGTTCGAGTCGGGCGCCGGCGGGCTGGTGTCGACGGTCGACGACCTGATCGCATTCGGGCGGATGCTCTGCGGCCGCGGGGAGGCGGATGGCGCGCGGGTGCTCAGCAGCCGGGCGGTGGCGCGGCTGCTCGCGCCGGGCGCGCCCTCTGATCCCGGCGACGTGTTCCTGGGCGGGCAGTCGTGGTCGCTCGGCGGCTCCGTCGATGTCGTCGAGCGCCAGCCGTGGGAGGTGCTCGGCCGCTACGGCTGGGTCGGCGGCACGGGCACGGCACTGTACGTCTACCCGCGCACGCGGCGCACGGCAGTGTGGCTGACGCAGCGCGAGCTCGGCGCACCCGACGACGACGCGCGCATCGGGCCGCTGCTGACGCTGGCGGCACAGGCGGAGCGGCGGGCGCGAGCGAGTTGACCGGTCAGCGCCCGAGCGATCCACAACCGCCTGGAGCGCGGCCGCCCGCGTCGGTCGTCGCACCTAGGCTGGATGCCTGACGGCCGCGAAGGGGGACGCGTGACGGACGCGACGCAGGACGGCTGGGCTCCGCCTGGCGACGAGGACGCACCCGAGCCCTGGGGCGACTTCGACGCGCCCGATGACGGCTGGCTGCCACCGGGCGACGACGACGCACCCGTGCTCGCCGGCGCAGGGGGGCAAGGCGCGAGCGCACCGACCCGCACCGCCACCCGACCGCAGGCCGCCCGCGCGCCGGGTGTCGCCGCATCCGCCAAGGCCGCGACCCCGCTCGAGGCGCTCACTCGCGTGTGGGGCTACGACGCGTTCCGCGATCAGCAGGCCGCGATCATCGACGACGTGGTCGCCGGGCGCGACGCGGTGGTGCTCATGCCCACCGGCGGCGGCAAGAGCCTCTGCTACCAGATCCCGTCGCTCGTGCGCGAGGGCACCGGCGTCGTCGTCAGCCCGCTCATCGCGCTCATGCACGACCAGGTCGACGCGCTCGAGCAGCTCGGCGTGCGCGCCGCGTACCTCAACTCCACGCAGTCGATCGACGAGCGGCGCGAGGTCGAGCGGCGTCTGCTGGCGGGCGAGCTCGACATGCTCTACCTCGCGCCAGAGCGGCTGCCGGTGGCGACGAGCCTGCTCGATGCGGCGCCGATCGCGCTGTTCGCGATCGACGAGGCGCACTGCGTGAGCCAGTGGGGCCACGACTTCCGCCCCGACTACCTGCAGCTGTCGGTGCTGGGGGAGCGCTGGCCCGATGTGCCGCGCGTCGCGCTCACCGCGACCGCCACCGCAGAGACGCGCGCAGAGATCGTCGAGCGCTTGGGCCTGCGCGATGCGCAGGTGTACGTCTCGAGCTTCGACCGCCCGAACATCCAGTACCGCATCGCCCCGAAGCAGGATGCGAAGGCGCAGCTGCTGCGCATCATCCGCGACGAGCACCCCGGCGCGACCGGCATCGTCTACTGCCTCTCGCGCAAGTCCGTCGTGGCCACGGCCGAGTGGCTGCGCGCCCAGGGCGTCGACGCGCTGCCCTACCACGCGGGTCTCGATGCGGCGGTGCGCGGGGCCAACCAGCAGCGGTTCCTGCGCGAGGACGGCGTCGTCATGGTCGCGACCATCGCCTTCGGCATGGGCATCGACAAGCCCGATGTGCGCTTCGTCGCGCACCTCGATCTGCCGAAGTCGATCGAGGGCTACTACCAGGAGACCGGTCGCGCTGGCCGCGACGGCGAGCCCTCGGTCGCCTGGCTCGCCTACGGCCTGCAGGATGTCGTGCAGCAGCGCCGCATGATCGCTGAGGGCGTCGGCGACGCGCAGCGCAAGCGCAACCAGACGATGCACCTCGATGCGATGCTCGCGCTGTGCGAGACGGTCGAGTGCCGGCGCGTGCAGCTGCTCGCCTACTTCGGCGAGTCGAGCGAGCGCTGTGGCAACTGCGACACCTGCCTGAGCCCGCCCGACGCCTACGACGGCACCGTGCCGGCGCAGAAGCTGCTCTCCACCATCGTGCGGCTGCTGCGCGAGCGTCGACAGTCCTACGGCGCCGGGCACCTGGTCGACATCCTCACCGGCGCCGACACCGAGCGCATCCGCCGCTTCGGTCACGATCAGCTCGCCACCTACGGCATCGGCGGCGATCTGCCTGCTACTCAGTGGCGAGGCATCGTGCGGCAGCTGCTCGCGCAGGGTTTGCTGCAGGTGCAGGGCGAATATGGCGTGCTGGCGCTGACGGATGCGTCGGCCGCGGTGCTCGCGGGCGACCGGCAGGTGCGGCTGCGGCACGAGGCGAAGGCGCCGGCGAAGGCTGCGAAGCGCTCGGCATCGACGCTGGAGCTCGACGACGCGCAGCAGGGGATCTTCCAGGCGCTGCGCTCGTGGCGAGCCGCGACCGCCAAGGAGCAGGCCGTGCCTGCCTACGTCGTCTTCAACGACAAGACGCTCGCGGCGATCGCCGAGCGCAAGCCCGCGACGGTCGTCGAGCTCTCGACCATCTCGGGCGTCGGAGAGTCGAAGCTCGAGCGCTACGGCGAGGCCGTGCTGGAGGTGCTGGCCGGGGCATGAGCGATCGCGCGCGCGTCGACGTCTGGATCTGGGCCGTGCGGCTCGTGAAGACGCGAGCGGCAGCCACGGAAGCGTGCCGCGGCGGCCACGTGCGCGTCAACGGCAACCCGGCGAAGGCCTCGCAGCCCGTGCGCATCGGCGACGAGGTGCGCGTGCGCATCCACGGCTTCGACCGCATCGTGATCGCGCGGCAGCTGCTCGCGAAGCGGGTCGGCGCCCCCGCGGCCGCCGCGGCGATCGAGGATCGCTCGCCTCCTCGACCCAGCGCGATCGACTCTGCGCAGGTGCCGCATCGGCCCAGAGGTGCGGGCCGGCCGTCGAGCCGCGAGCGCCGCGAGATCGATCGGCTGAGGGGCCGCTGAGTCGCTGCGCTTCTCGACCGCTGTGCCTCAGCCGA
The window above is part of the Agrococcus sp. ARC_14 genome. Proteins encoded here:
- a CDS encoding DUF2510 domain-containing protein — its product is MSSFLIVHCALHDGRLDAYRQPPTLDIAGSRAPLDWGDITLQVPAGDLPVTVSVTRTNGQVEGATILLRTPAGTGTRLTFVPPLQPGGGSMLRIDGQWPADSSMHYYAARDARVLQQPTEPAAPTTTMREPGQPGQPRQQRRADAQAGVRVVSPAAETPVAPTPPVGPTPGSTGSVPPQPSPFGREQGARVDPVQPSAELPVHRAPLAQPPHLGPRPGPSAPQRPGRGEPGPLGGHPTHPSQHQPQHPSQPPSFGQRPQRTERDVYGREHAADDRQPPPIPTPAEFHRLEQEAAEAQRRVYDAWQAQQRAQHAQAGPTPHDGVPQPIGLAAGIGQAQPSWYPDPFRRAESRWFDGRQWTASVMRGGVRGTDQPG
- a CDS encoding efflux RND transporter permease subunit, which encodes MHLLSLASMKNKALVALVTICIAIFGGVALSSLKTELTPELELPAVVVTTTMQGASPEIIDEDVTAPIEQAVQSVPGLEGTTGTSSTGSSVVVAQFEYGINIPTTEQRVQQAVNRIAGQLPEGAESTVLTGSIADFPVLQIAISGGDDVAALVDRIETVAVPQLERTEGVRAVQLQGAPGQRITISPDDTALAAAGMSRQDISTAIDEHGQLLPGGTVDDDGQTLSVQIGERLGSVADVQALPLNGETTIGDMADVALTEDPVSSIALVDGEPAIILSITKTQAANTVDVSHAVQELLPAIQEELGEGTSITTILDQAPYIEHSIEALAVEGVLGLVFAVIVILIFLWSLRSTIVTAISIPMSVLMTFIGMWGAGFSLNVLTLGALTISIGRVVDDSIVVIENIKRHMAFQASKTKAILDGVREVAGAITASTVTTVIVFLPLAFVSDITGELFRPFALTVTIALLASLVIALTIVPVLAYWLLKRPKEILEAEARAIELAESEAAAATAQPTRRGLFGRRRASAAPVVPAVRASQAADSDEEPEDLEERPDRLRRAYRPVLMATLRKPWFVLVGAVAILGASVAAVPLMAINFLGDDGQTTVQLSQELEPGASLDTQLAAAEDLSAQLQGVEGVDTVSATVAGGGQFAAFTGGGGGGSISYGVIAEDGTDMEALRERIIELGDDAVGEVSVGQSAGLGGSDITVEVQGPTPEAVEEATAAVSEAVSGIDGVAQVTDSLEGAQPLVQVAVDREVAAGLGLSEAAVSGLVAQAMQPTPVGDIQLDGSLVRIYLDPIAPAATLAELRQLELPTPTGPLPLSDVAEVSEITGPVSISTSDGNRTATVTVTPDAADVGGVSTSLQTALDELDLADGATAEIGGVATQITDAFTQLGIAALVAILLVYVVMVATFKSLLQPFLLLVSVPFAATGAIAMQLITGVPLGVASMVGVLMLVGIVVTNAIVLIDLVNQYRDRGRSVRDALVEGAERRLRPILMTAAATIFALVPMAAGLTGQGGFISQPLAIVVIGGLISSTLLTLIVLPVLYLLVEGAIERRRVRRGTGTRAERRGELAMASER
- a CDS encoding S4 domain-containing protein yields the protein MSDRARVDVWIWAVRLVKTRAAATEACRGGHVRVNGNPAKASQPVRIGDEVRVRIHGFDRIVIARQLLAKRVGAPAAAAAIEDRSPPRPSAIDSAQVPHRPRGAGRPSSRERREIDRLRGR
- a CDS encoding NAD(P)H-binding protein, encoding MRIVVIGGSGNSGSAIVRALARRGADVHPASRSGKAIAGASGLKADIVSGEGLDAALEGAEVIVDACNSRNPIDPKPFTIGARNVVAAAERTGVQRAVVLSILGVEQSKLSYHRRKREQELTYLDSSLEVSIVRAAQFHEWSVDQFEAGSALGAIPVVLGGRMQPVAVSEVADLCADEALEPSGKRFVEIAGPQVRLSRDLAKAWQAATGARGLIVNGPFPPSMLDYLRSGANFTEQHKGRITFEGWLSRRR
- a CDS encoding DEAD/DEAH box helicase codes for the protein MSPFPIQAATIPDVLAGRDVLGRGRTGSGKSIAFGAPIVEMLLRGRSERREIGRAPRALVLAPTRELAQQLNHTIMTMGREVGVFTTVIVGGVKQDSQVEGLRRGVDIVIGTPGRIEDLVEQRKLNLGAVEIAVVDEADHMCELGFLEPVQRILRRTKPGSQKLLFSATLDAEVQTIVKEFLPKPAVHEVAGEEQSTSTIDHQILVADRYDKDAVLEQIVRNPGRIVVFTRTRAYADRLTEQFSDAGISAVSLHGDLTQAKRTRSLEKLRRGKVDVMVATDVAARGIHIDDVALVVQADPPDEYKTYLHRSGRTGRAGNDGRVVTVIAPARRKRTQQLLDRAEIDAPMIPVRPGDDLLDTLTAPPVPVAELAQAEPTQAEPAIAD
- a CDS encoding serine hydrolase domain-containing protein, which encodes MQRIADQAVRMHDVPGAVAAIAGRDDASVAIAGSRAIDGAPMSRDTVFRIASVTKPIVAAAAMALVDRGVLRLDAPVAPWPPELAEPRVLRDPAGALDDTVPATRPILVEHLLALRGGLGFAQDFSTPLAVALRERLRQGPPDPAGWPAADAWLAEAARLPLVHQPGEGWTYNTGLDIAGVLLARAGGGSLGEVLAELLLEPLGMRQTGFRLRADQIARTATSYRPGAAGLELADPPDGAWAGSIAFESGAGGLVSTVDDLIAFGRMLCGRGEADGARVLSSRAVARLLAPGAPSDPGDVFLGGQSWSLGGSVDVVERQPWEVLGRYGWVGGTGTALYVYPRTRRTAVWLTQRELGAPDDDARIGPLLTLAAQAERRARAS
- the recQ gene encoding DNA helicase RecQ, with product MWGYDAFRDQQAAIIDDVVAGRDAVVLMPTGGGKSLCYQIPSLVREGTGVVVSPLIALMHDQVDALEQLGVRAAYLNSTQSIDERREVERRLLAGELDMLYLAPERLPVATSLLDAAPIALFAIDEAHCVSQWGHDFRPDYLQLSVLGERWPDVPRVALTATATAETRAEIVERLGLRDAQVYVSSFDRPNIQYRIAPKQDAKAQLLRIIRDEHPGATGIVYCLSRKSVVATAEWLRAQGVDALPYHAGLDAAVRGANQQRFLREDGVVMVATIAFGMGIDKPDVRFVAHLDLPKSIEGYYQETGRAGRDGEPSVAWLAYGLQDVVQQRRMIAEGVGDAQRKRNQTMHLDAMLALCETVECRRVQLLAYFGESSERCGNCDTCLSPPDAYDGTVPAQKLLSTIVRLLRERRQSYGAGHLVDILTGADTERIRRFGHDQLATYGIGGDLPATQWRGIVRQLLAQGLLQVQGEYGVLALTDASAAVLAGDRQVRLRHEAKAPAKAAKRSASTLELDDAQQGIFQALRSWRAATAKEQAVPAYVVFNDKTLAAIAERKPATVVELSTISGVGESKLERYGEAVLEVLAGA